The proteins below are encoded in one region of Hordeum vulgare subsp. vulgare chromosome 3H, MorexV3_pseudomolecules_assembly, whole genome shotgun sequence:
- the LOC123444162 gene encoding uncharacterized protein LOC123444162 isoform X5, giving the protein MRPLISVQFRLSSALAATVQHYPPCQTEEPPLPTHTVRSVGRSASDRVVKTKSATKQREHARNKTKPRTPTAQRHAAPPRRQPPGPPRRRRRRAPLFLLHRPGLPVRAGPAAAAPRLRLLQRLGTSAATALLLAIDLAGPRLRGRGVRLRERGEARDLHGGRAALRARARHRVAARALEAPKRNHPLMLLSGVATNAVGFDLSPGASFARHMSMQGFDTWIVELRGAGLSTRGSELAAASTKSDTSSNSGVDKILTQKVNVVPPAKDMSTNEPQSSEVPVLTDTNVVETNTSEEPQLVTKLANALAQLSVTFSGYVKDSQLRNITDSFFDRVTELVPDASLTSSLEEVADKFLGLMELPQTSAIYDQISQLSQRLVKILGEGQQNVSPRLFGWQERLSTTIEDLQKQLELIVSYDWDFDHYLEEDVPAAIDYIKQQSVPKDGKLVAIGHSMGGILLYAMISKCGFEGADPELAAIVTLASSVDYTTSNSSLKLFVPLIQLRCCVFLLSH; this is encoded by the exons ATGCGACCACTGATAAGTGTTCAGTTCCGTCTGTCATCGGCCCTAGCGGCAACAGTGCAACATTATCCGCCGTGTCAAACTGAAGAACCACCGCTGCCCACACATACCGTTCGGTCGGTCGGTCGGTCGGCGTCGGACCGGGTGGTGAAAACCAAATCGGCGACGAAGCAAAGAGAACACGCCAGAAACAAAACAAAGCCGAGGACCCCGACCGCCCAACGCCATGCCGCTCCTCCACGGCGTCAGCCTCCGGGCcctcctcgccggcgccgccgtcgcgcacctctcttcctcctccatcgTCCGGGCCTCCCCGTGCGCGCCGGCCCCGCCGCTGCGGCTCCGCGCCTTCGCCTCCTACAGCGCCTCGGAACCTCCGCCGCCACCGCCCTCCTCCTCGCCATCGACCTCGCGGGTCCTCGCCTCCGCGGCCGCGGCGTGCGACTGCGAGAAAGGGGCGAAGCCCGCGATCTGCACGGCGGACGAGCTGCACTACGCGCCCGTGCCAGGCACCGAGTGGCGGCTCGCGCTCTGGAG GCGCCCAAGAGGAACCACCCACTGATGCTGCTGTCCGGAGTGGCCACCAATGCCGTGGGATTCGACCTGTCCCCTGGG GCTTCCTTTGCCCGTCATATGTCTATGCAAGGGTTTGATACATGGATTGTTGAGCTGCGTGGTGCTGGCCTCAGCACACGTGGATCAGAATTAGCTGCAGCTAGCACCAAGTCTGACACGTCCTCTAATTCAGGTGTGGATAAAATTTTGACACAGAAAGTAAATGTTGTTCCTCCTGCCAaggatatgtcaactaacgaaccTCAAAGTTCTGAAGTTCCAGTACTAACAGACACAAATGTGGTAGAAACAAACACATCAGAAGAACCACAGCTGGTGACAAAGTTAGCAAATGCTTTGGCACAATTGAGTGTAACATTTTCAGGTTATGTAAAAGATAGCCAACTGAGAAACATCACTGACAGTTTTTTTGATCGAGTGACAGAACTTGTCCCTGATGCCTCATTAACTAGTAGTCTTGAGGAGGTTGCAGACAAATTTCTAGGGTTGATGGAATTGCCACAGACGTCAGCAATATATGATCAAATTAGCCAATTAAGCCAGCGTCTTGTGAAGATTCTTGGGGAAGGTCAACAAAATGTTTCCCCTCGGTTATTTGGCTGGCAGGAACGCCTCTCCACAACCATAGAAGATCTTCAGAAGCAGTTGGAGCTGATTGTTAGCTATGATTGGGACTTCGACCATTACCTGGAGGAGGATGTACCTGCAGCG ATAGATTATATAAAACAGCAGAGTGTACCCAAGGATGGAAAATTGGTTGCTATTGGTCATTCTATGGGAGGAATCTTGTTGTATGCAATGATTTCAAAGTGTG